The following proteins are encoded in a genomic region of Vicugna pacos chromosome 16, VicPac4, whole genome shotgun sequence:
- the CD68 gene encoding macrosialin: MRLAVLFSGVLLGLLAAQGTGNDCPHKKSATLLPSFTVTPTATESTASTGTTSHKTTSHRTTTHRTTTIDTTSHKSTTATQNPATTTSHGNTTVHPTSNATATSPGSSTSSPHPGPPPPSPSPSPGSKEAIGNYTWNNGSQPCVQLQAQIQIRVLYPTQGGGEAWGISVLNPNKTKAQGGCEGAHSHLFLSFPYGQLSFGFKQEPLQSIVYLNYMAVEYNVSFPQAAQWTFSVQNSSLQYLQTPLGRSFSCRNASIILSPAFHLDLLSLKLQAAELPPTGAFGPSFFCPSDQSILLPLLIGLILLGLFILVLVTFCIVRRRPPTYQPL; this comes from the exons ATGAGGCTGGCTGTGCTTTTCTCTGGGGTCTTGCTGGGGCTACTAGCAG CCCAGGGGACAGGGAATGACTGTCCTCATAAAAAATCGGCCACTCTGCTGCCATCCTTCACGGTGACACCTACAGCTACAGAAAGCACAGCAAGCACTGGAACAACCAGCCACAAGACAACCAGCCACAGAACCACCACTCACAGAACGACAACCATAGATACCACCAGCCACAAGTCTACAACAGCCACTCAAAATCCTGCTACCACCACCAGTCACGGAAACACCACAGTTCATCCAACAAGCAACGCCACGGCCACCAGCCCAGGGTCTTCCACCAGTTCCCCCCACCCAGGACCACCTCCACCCTCTCCAAGTCCTAGCCCAGGATCCAAGGAGGCGATAGGAAACTACACTTGGAATAATGGTTCCCAGCCCTGCGTCCAGCTCCAAGCCCAGATTCAGATTCGAGTTCTATACCCGACCCAGGGTGGCGGAGAG GCCTGGGGCATCTCCGTACTGAACCCCAACAAAACCAAGGCCCAGGGGGGCTGTGAGGGGGCCCATTCCCATTTGTTCCTCTCATTTCCCTACGGACAGCTCAGCTTTGGATTCAAGCAG GAGCCACTGCAGAGCATCGTCTACCTGAACTATATGGCTGTGGAGTACAATGTGTCCTTCCCCCAGGCAGCAC AGTGGACATTCTCAGTTCAGAATTCATCCCTTCAATATCTCCAAACTCCCCTGGGCCGGAGCTTCAGTTGCAGAAATGCAAGCATCATTCTTTCACCAGCTTTCCACCTTGACCTGCTCTCCTTGAAGCTACAAGCTGCTGAGCTGCCCCCCACAGGGGCCTTTGGGCCAA GTTTCTTTTGTCCCAGTGACCAATCCATCTTGCTGCCTCTCCTCATCGGCCTGATCTTACTCGGCCTCTTCATCCTGGTGCTTGTTACATTCTGCATTGTCCGGAGACGCCCACCCACCTATCAGCCCCTCTGA
- the EIF4A1 gene encoding eukaryotic initiation factor 4A-I, translating into MSASQDSRSRDNGPDGMEPEGVIESNWNEIVDSFDDMNLSESLLRGIYAYGFEKPSAIQQRAILPCIKGYDVIAQAQSGTGKTATFAISILQQIELDLKATQALVLAPTRELAQQIQKVVMALGDYMGASCHACIGGTNVRAEVQKLQMEAPHIIVGTPGRVFDMLNRRYLSPKYIKMFVLDEADEMLSRGFKDQIYDIFQKLNSNTQVVLLSATMPSDVLEVTKKFMRDPIRILVKKEELTLEGIRQFYINVEREEWKLDTLCDLYETLTITQAVIFINTRRKVDWLTEKMHARDFTVSAMHGDMDQKERDVIMREFRSGSSRVLITTDLLARGIDVQQVSLVINYDLPTNRENYIHRIGRGGRFGRKGVAINMVTEEDKRTLRDIETFYNTSIEEMPLNVADLI; encoded by the exons ATGTCTGCGAGTCAGGATTCTCG ATCCAGAGACAATGGCCCCGATGGGATGGAACCCGAAGGCGTCATCGAG AGTAACTGGAATGAGATTGTTGACAGCTTCGACGACATGAACCTCTCAGAATCCCTCCTCCGTGGCATCTACGCTTATGGTTTTGAGAAGCCCTCTGCTATCCAGCAGCGAGCCATTCTTCCTTGTATCAAGG GTTATGATGTGATTGCTCAAGCCCAATCTGGGACTGGGAAAACTGCCACTTTTGCCATATCAATTCTGCAACAGATTGAATTGGATCTAAAGGCCACCCAGGCCTTAGTCCTGGCACCCACTAGAGAGTTGGCTCAGCAG atACAGAAGGTAGTTATGGCATTAGGAGACTACATGGGTGCCTCCTGTCACGCCTGCATTGGGGGCACCAACGTGCGTGCTGAGGTGCAGAAGCTGCAGATGGAAGCTCCTCATATTATCGTGGGTACCCCAGGCCGCGTGTTCGACATGCTTAACCGGAGATACTTGT CTCCCAAATACATTAAGATGTTTGTACTGGATGAAGCTGATGAAATGTTAAGCCGTGGGTTCAAGGACCAGATCTATGACATATTCCAAAAGCTCAATAGCAACACCCAG GTGGTTTTGCTGTCAGCTACAATGCCTTCTGATGTGCTTGAGGTGACCAAGAAGTTCATGAGGGACCCAATTCGAATTCTTGTCAAGAAGGAAGAATTGACCTTGGAGGGTATCCGCCAATTTTACATCAACGTCGAACGAGAG GAGTGGAAGCTGGACACACTGTGTGACTTGTATGAAACCCTGACCATCACCCAGGCAGTCATCTTCATCAACACTCGAAGGAAGGTCGATTGGCTCACTGAAAAGATGCATGCTCGAGACTTCACTGTCTCTGCCATG CACGGAGATATGGACCAAAAAGAACGAGATGTAATCATGAGGGAGTTCCGCTCTGGCTCTAGTAGAGTATTGATTACCACTGACCTACTG GCCAGAGGCATTGATGTGCAGCAGGTTTCATTAGTCATCAACTATgaccttcccaccaacagagaAAACTACATCCACAG GATCGGTCGTGGTGGACGTTTCGGCCGTAAGGGCGTGGCCATTAACATGGTGACAGAAGAAGATAAGAGGACTCTTCGAGACATCGAGACCTTCTACAACACCTCCATCGAGGAGATGCCCCTCAATGTTGCTGACCTCATCTGA
- the SENP3 gene encoding sentrin-specific protease 3: MKETIQGTGSWGPEPPGPGITPAYSSPRRERLRWPPPPKPRLKSGGGFGPDPGSGTTMPARRLPVPRPSFDASASEEEEEEEEDEDEDEEEEVAAWRLPPRWGQLGTPQRPRPPRPTHRKTCSQRRRRAMRAFQMLLYSKSTSLTFHWKLWGRHRGRRRSLAHPKNHLSPQEGGATPQVPSPCCRFDSPRGPPPPRLGLLGALMAEDGVRGSPPVPSGPPMEEDGLRWTPKSPLDPDSGLLSCTLPNGFGGPPGPEGERSLAPPDASILISNVCSIGDHVAQELFQGSDLGTTEEAERPGEKAGQHSPLREEHVTCVQSILDEFLQTYGSLIPLSTDEVVEKLEDIFQQEFSTPSRKGLVLQLIQSYQRMPGNAMVRGFRVTYKRHVLTMDDLGTLYGQNWLNDQVMNMYGDLVMDTVPEKVHFFNSFFYDKLRTKGYDGVKRWTKNVDIFNKELLLIPIHLEVHWSLISVDVRRRTITYFDSQRTLNRRCPKHIAKYLQAEAVKKDRLDFHQGWKGYFKMNVARQNNDSDCGAFVLQYCKHLALSQPFSFTQQDMPKLRRQIYKELCHCKLTV, encoded by the exons ATGAAAGAGACTATACAAGGGACCGGGTCTTGGGGGCCTGAGCCTCCTGGACCCGGCATAACCCCAGCTTACTCAAGTCCCAGGCGGGAGCGTCTTCGTtggcccccaccccccaaaccccGACTCAAATCAGGTGGAGGGTTTGGGCCAGATCCTGGGTCAGGGACCACAATGCCAGCCAGACGCCTCCCTGTCCCCCGGCCTTCTTTTGATGCCTCAGCTagtgaagaggaggaagaagaagaggaggacgaagatgaagatgaggaagaggaagTGGCAGCCTGGAGGCTGCCCCCCAGATGGGGTCAGCTGGGAACCCCCCAGCGGCCTCGCCCTCCCCGTCCTACTCATCGGAAAACCTGTTCACAGCGCCGTCGCAGAGCTATGAGAGCCTTCCAGATGCTGCTCTACTCAAAAAGCACCTCGCTGACATTCCACTGGAAGCTTTGGGGGCGCCACCGGGGCCGGCGGCGGAGCCTCGCACACCCCAAGAACCATCTTTCACCCCAGGAAGGGGGTGCGACCCCACAGGTGCCCTCTCCCTGCTGTCGTTTTGACTCCCCCCGGGGACCACCTCCACCCCGGCTGGGTCTGCTAGGTGCTCTCATGGCTGAGGATGGGGTGAGAGGGTCTCCACCAGTGCCCTCTGGGCCCCCCATGGAGGAAGATGGATTAAGGTGGACTCCAAAGTCTCCTTTGGACCCTGACTCGG GCCTTCTCTCTTGTACTCTGCCCAATGGCTTTGGGGGACCACCTGGGCCAGAAGGGGAGCGGAGTCTGGCACCCCCTGATGCCAGCATCCTCATCAGCAATGTGTGCAGCATCGGGGACCATGTGGCCCAGGAGCTTTTTCAGGGCTCAGATTTGGGCACTACAGAGGAAGCAGAGCGGCCTGGGGAGAAAGCTGGCCAGCACAGCCCCCTGCGGGAGGAGCATGTCACCTGTGTGCAGA gcatctTGGATGAATTCCTTCAAACTTACGGCAGCCTTATCCCCCTTAGCACTGATGAGGTAGTAGAGAAATTGGAGGACATTTTCCAGCAGGAGTTCTCTACACCTTCCAG GAAGGGCCTGGTGCTGCAGCTGATCCAGTCATACCAGCGGATGCCAGGCAATGCCATGGTGAGGGGCTTCCGAGTCACCTATAAGCGGCATGTGCTGACCATGGACGACTTGGGGACCTTGTATGGACAGAACTGGCTCAATGACCAG GTGATGAACATGTATGGAGACCTGGTCATGGACACAGTCCCTGAAAAG GTACATTTCTTCAACAGTTTCTTCTACGATAAACTCCGTACCAAGGGTTATGATGGGGTGAAAAGGTGGACCAAAAAC GTGGACATCTTCAATAAGGAGCTACTGCTAATCCCTATCCACCTGGAGGTGCACTGGTCCCTCATCTCTGTTGATGTGAGGCGGCGCACCATCACCTATTTTGACTCGCAGCGCACCCTAAACCGCCGCTGCCCTAAG CATATTGCCAAGTATCTACAGGCAGAGGCAGTGAAGAAAGACCGGCTGGATTTCCACCAGGGCTGGAAAGGTTACTTCAAAATG AATGTGGCAAGGCAGAATAATGACAGTGACTGTGGCGCCTTTGTGTTGCAG TATTGCAAGCACCTGGCCCTGTCTCAGCCATTCAGCTTCACCCAGCAGGACATGCCCAAACTTCGTCGACAGATCTACAAGGAGCTGTGTCACTGCAAACTCACTGTGTGA
- the TNFSF13 gene encoding tumor necrosis factor ligand superfamily member 13 isoform X1, which yields MGCQVREPAVSVALWLSWGAALGAVACAMVLLTQQTELQTLRREVTRLQRTGGPSEEREGYPWLRLREQSPDGLEARENGERFRRRRAVLTRKQKKRHSVLHLVPINITSKEDSDVTKVMWQPALTRGRGLEAQGYVVRVWDAGVYLLYSQVLFHDVTFTMGQVVSREGQGRQETLFRCIRSMPSNPDWAYNSCYSAGVFHLHQGDILSVVIPRARAKLSLSPHGTFLGVVKL from the exons ATGGGGTGCCAGGTCCGAGAGCCGGCAGTCTCAGTTGCCCTCTGGTTGAGTTGGGGGGCGGCTCTGGGGGCTGTGGCTTGTGCCATGGTTCTGCTGACCCAACAAACAGAGCTACAAACCCTAAGGAGAGAGGTGACCCGGCTGCAGAGGACCGGAGGGCCTTCCGAGGAGAGGGAAGGGTATCCATGGCTGAGACTCCGGGAGCAG AGCCCTGATGGCCTGGAAGCCCGGGAGAATGGGGAGAGATTCCGGAGAAGGAGAGCAGTGCTCACCCGTAAACAGAAGA aGAGGCACTCAGTTCTGCATCTTGTTCCCATTAACATCACCTCCAAGG AGGACTCTGATGTGACAAAGGTGATGTGGCAGCCAGCTCTCACGCGTGGGAGAGGCCTGGAGGCCCAAGGATATGTTGTTCGAGTCTGGGATGCTGGAGTTTATCTGCTGTACAGCCAG gTCCTGTTTCACGATGTGACTTTCACCATGGGTCAGGTGGTATCTCGGGAGGGccagggaaggcaggagactCTATTCCGATGTATACGAAGTATGCCCTCCAACCCCGACTGGGCCTACAATAGCTGCTACAGCGCAG gtGTCTTCCATTTACACCAAGGAGATATTCTGAGTGTTGTAATCCCTCGGGCAAGGGCGAAGCTTAGCCTTTCTCCACATGGAACCTTCCTGGGGGTTGTGAAACTGTGA
- the TNFSF13 gene encoding tumor necrosis factor ligand superfamily member 13 isoform X2: MPASSPSSLAPKGPPGDMGCQVREPAVSVALWLSWGAALGAVACAMVLLTQQTELQTLRREVTRLQRTGGPSEEREGYPWLRLREQSPDGLEARENGERFRRRRAVLTRKQKKRHSVLHLVPINITSKEDSDVTKVMWQPALTRGRGLEAQGYVVRVWDAGVYLLYSQVLFHDVTFTMGQVVSREGQGRQETLFRCIRSMPSNPDWAYNSCYSAGVFHLHQGDILSVVIPRARAKLSLSPHGTFLGVVKL, from the exons ATGCCAGCCTCATCTCCTTCCTCGCTAGCCCCCAAAGGGCCCCCAGGAGACATGGGGTGCCAGGTCCGAGAGCCGGCAGTCTCAGTTGCCCTCTGGTTGAGTTGGGGGGCGGCTCTGGGGGCTGTGGCTTGTGCCATGGTTCTGCTGACCCAACAAACAGAGCTACAAACCCTAAGGAGAGAGGTGACCCGGCTGCAGAGGACCGGAGGGCCTTCCGAGGAGAGGGAAGGGTATCCATGGCTGAGACTCCGGGAGCAG AGCCCTGATGGCCTGGAAGCCCGGGAGAATGGGGAGAGATTCCGGAGAAGGAGAGCAGTGCTCACCCGTAAACAGAAGA aGAGGCACTCAGTTCTGCATCTTGTTCCCATTAACATCACCTCCAAGG AGGACTCTGATGTGACAAAGGTGATGTGGCAGCCAGCTCTCACGCGTGGGAGAGGCCTGGAGGCCCAAGGATATGTTGTTCGAGTCTGGGATGCTGGAGTTTATCTGCTGTACAGCCAG gTCCTGTTTCACGATGTGACTTTCACCATGGGTCAGGTGGTATCTCGGGAGGGccagggaaggcaggagactCTATTCCGATGTATACGAAGTATGCCCTCCAACCCCGACTGGGCCTACAATAGCTGCTACAGCGCAG gtGTCTTCCATTTACACCAAGGAGATATTCTGAGTGTTGTAATCCCTCGGGCAAGGGCGAAGCTTAGCCTTTCTCCACATGGAACCTTCCTGGGGGTTGTGAAACTGTGA
- the TNFSF13 gene encoding tumor necrosis factor ligand superfamily member 13 isoform X3, with protein sequence MPASSPSSLAPKGPPGDMGCQVREPAVSVALWLSWGAALGAVACAMVLLTQQTELQTLRREVTRLQRTGGPSEEREGYPWLRLREQILEDSQHQDSGCWEKSPDGLEARENGERFRRRRAVLTRKQKKRHSVLHLVPINITSKEDSDVTKVMWQPALTRGRGLEAQGYVVRVWDAGVYLLYSQVLFHDVTFTMGQVVSREGQGRQETLFRCIRSMPSNPDWAYNSCYSAGVFHLHQGDILSVVIPRARAKLSLSPHGTFLGVVKL encoded by the exons ATGCCAGCCTCATCTCCTTCCTCGCTAGCCCCCAAAGGGCCCCCAGGAGACATGGGGTGCCAGGTCCGAGAGCCGGCAGTCTCAGTTGCCCTCTGGTTGAGTTGGGGGGCGGCTCTGGGGGCTGTGGCTTGTGCCATGGTTCTGCTGACCCAACAAACAGAGCTACAAACCCTAAGGAGAGAGGTGACCCGGCTGCAGAGGACCGGAGGGCCTTCCGAGGAGAGGGAAGGGTATCCATGGCTGAGACTCCGGGAGCAG ATCCTGGAGGACAGCCAGCACCAAGACTCAGGTTGCTGGGAAAAG AGCCCTGATGGCCTGGAAGCCCGGGAGAATGGGGAGAGATTCCGGAGAAGGAGAGCAGTGCTCACCCGTAAACAGAAGA aGAGGCACTCAGTTCTGCATCTTGTTCCCATTAACATCACCTCCAAGG AGGACTCTGATGTGACAAAGGTGATGTGGCAGCCAGCTCTCACGCGTGGGAGAGGCCTGGAGGCCCAAGGATATGTTGTTCGAGTCTGGGATGCTGGAGTTTATCTGCTGTACAGCCAG gTCCTGTTTCACGATGTGACTTTCACCATGGGTCAGGTGGTATCTCGGGAGGGccagggaaggcaggagactCTATTCCGATGTATACGAAGTATGCCCTCCAACCCCGACTGGGCCTACAATAGCTGCTACAGCGCAG gtGTCTTCCATTTACACCAAGGAGATATTCTGAGTGTTGTAATCCCTCGGGCAAGGGCGAAGCTTAGCCTTTCTCCACATGGAACCTTCCTGGGGGTTGTGAAACTGTGA
- the TNFSF12 gene encoding tumor necrosis factor ligand superfamily member 12 isoform X2, with product MATRRSQKRRGRRGEPGTALLAPLVLGLGLALACLGLLLAVVSLGSRASLSAQEPSQGELVAEEDQDPLDLNPQTEESQDTVSFLKLVRPRRSAPKGRKPRARRAIAAHFEVHPRPGQDGAQAGVDGTVSGWEEAKINSSNPLRYDRQSGEFIVTRAGLYYLYCQVHFDEGKAVYLKLDLLVDDTLALRCLEEFSATAASSLGPQLRLCQVSGLLPLRPGSSLRIRTLPWAHLKAAPFLTYFGLFQVH from the exons ATGGCCACCCGTCGGAGCCAGAAGCGGAGGGGGCGCCGGGGGGAGCCCGGCACCGCCCTGCTGGCCCCGCTcgtgctgggcctgggcctggcgcTGGCCTGCCTTGGCCTCCTGCTGGCCGTGGTCAGCCTGGGGAGCCGGGCATCGCTGTCTGCCCAG GAGCCTTCGCAGGGGGAGCTGGTGGCAGAGGAGGACCAAGACCCGCTG GACCTGAATCCCCAGACAGAGGAAAGCCAGGACACCGTGTCTTTCCTGAAACTGGTTCGGCCTCGCAGAAGTG CACCTAAAGGCCGGAAACCACGGGCTCGCAGAGCGATTGCAGCCCACTTTGAAG TTCACCCACGGCCGGGACAGGATGGCGCACAGGCAG GTGTGGACGGGACGGTGAGTGGCTGGGAGGAGGCCAAAATCAACAGCTCCAACCCACTGCGCTATGATCGCCAAAGCGGGGAGTTTATAGTCACCCGGGCTGGGCTCTACTACCTGTATTGTCAG gTGCACTTTGATGAGGGAAAGGCTGTCTACCTGAAGCTGGACTTGCTGGTGGATGACACGCTTGCCCTGCGCTGCCTGGAGGAGTTCTCGGCCACGGCAGCGAGCTCCCTCGGGCCCCAGCTCCGTCTCTGCCAGGTGTCTGGGCTGTTGCCCCTGCGGCCAGGGTCATCCCTGCGGATCCGCACCCTCCCCTGGGCCCATCTCAAGgccgcccccttcctcacctACTTTGGACTCTTCCAAGTTCACTGA
- the TNFSF12 gene encoding tumor necrosis factor ligand superfamily member 12 isoform X1 has protein sequence MATRRSQKRRGRRGEPGTALLAPLVLGLGLALACLGLLLAVVSLGSRASLSAQQEPSQGELVAEEDQDPLDLNPQTEESQDTVSFLKLVRPRRSAPKGRKPRARRAIAAHFEVHPRPGQDGAQAGVDGTVSGWEEAKINSSNPLRYDRQSGEFIVTRAGLYYLYCQVHFDEGKAVYLKLDLLVDDTLALRCLEEFSATAASSLGPQLRLCQVSGLLPLRPGSSLRIRTLPWAHLKAAPFLTYFGLFQVH, from the exons ATGGCCACCCGTCGGAGCCAGAAGCGGAGGGGGCGCCGGGGGGAGCCCGGCACCGCCCTGCTGGCCCCGCTcgtgctgggcctgggcctggcgcTGGCCTGCCTTGGCCTCCTGCTGGCCGTGGTCAGCCTGGGGAGCCGGGCATCGCTGTCTGCCCAG CAGGAGCCTTCGCAGGGGGAGCTGGTGGCAGAGGAGGACCAAGACCCGCTG GACCTGAATCCCCAGACAGAGGAAAGCCAGGACACCGTGTCTTTCCTGAAACTGGTTCGGCCTCGCAGAAGTG CACCTAAAGGCCGGAAACCACGGGCTCGCAGAGCGATTGCAGCCCACTTTGAAG TTCACCCACGGCCGGGACAGGATGGCGCACAGGCAG GTGTGGACGGGACGGTGAGTGGCTGGGAGGAGGCCAAAATCAACAGCTCCAACCCACTGCGCTATGATCGCCAAAGCGGGGAGTTTATAGTCACCCGGGCTGGGCTCTACTACCTGTATTGTCAG gTGCACTTTGATGAGGGAAAGGCTGTCTACCTGAAGCTGGACTTGCTGGTGGATGACACGCTTGCCCTGCGCTGCCTGGAGGAGTTCTCGGCCACGGCAGCGAGCTCCCTCGGGCCCCAGCTCCGTCTCTGCCAGGTGTCTGGGCTGTTGCCCCTGCGGCCAGGGTCATCCCTGCGGATCCGCACCCTCCCCTGGGCCCATCTCAAGgccgcccccttcctcacctACTTTGGACTCTTCCAAGTTCACTGA